Within Brachyhypopomus gauderio isolate BG-103 chromosome 4, BGAUD_0.2, whole genome shotgun sequence, the genomic segment TGTAGTGCTGATATTGGTCTTTACATCATACCAGCTCCATCGCCAGAACTCAAATATCCACTCCATACACTTCCTCGGTAGAAGGTCCAACTTCTGCGTGGTTGTGTAGAGGCAGTGTGACCGGACACAGGTGCCCTTCCTCTGTGCTGcacactgatgatgatgatgatctcTCCCTGATGCCCTGGGTTAGGATAAGGACTTCTTGAAGCCACTGCTGCATAAGATCCACGTGAACCCACCAGCAGAGGTCTCCACGTCCCTCAAGGTGTATCAGGGCCACACTCTGGAGAAGACCTACATGGGGGAGGATTTCTTCTGGGCCATCACACCCATGTCGGGAGACTACGTGCTCTTTAAATTTGACCGGGCCGTCAGCATCGAGAGGTCATCTCACCCTCTGTCTCCTCTTCTCCACTCCTTCTCCATCTTCTACTTccttcattttctttttgattctCTCGTTCTCTTGTCTTTCTCTGACCTCGTACGTGTCTGATAACAGCACAACACACCAATGAGAATGCTGATCAAGAGAacatgagcgcacacacacacacacttatccgcTATGCTTCAGCGTCCTAATTTGAGAACAGGCCAACTTAATGAGAATTTGCTAAAATAAGAACTTGTCTCCAACATCGTTGATGCAGCGGTGAGGAGGTGGATTGAGGTTGAGGGAGTGTGACCCTCACCTGGGCGTCACGGAGCTGACGAGGATCCCtgtaggtggtgatggagggtaGGAGGTAGAGAGGCTTGGTCAGGGTCTTCAATGAGGCCAGAGCGCTGACCGCATACTAGACATAATCAGCTAACTCTGGTTAGAGTTGAGTTAAACCTTTTTAGatgactcagacacacacacacactctctctctcgctcgctctctctctctctctctctctctctctatctctctctctcactctccctttgtGTTTTTTGCACTCACTCACTGTGTCTAAAGATGTTAATATTTCAGTTATTTTCCAGTTTGTGAATATATGACTATTTTTATGTACACATTTTTGATTGGATCCTGTCTATTAATATTCCTCAAATATTTTATTGACAGGTTCCTATTTCGCAGTGGGAACCAGGAGCATCCAGGAGACCAAATTATGAACACAACAGTCGAGATTTTGCCCTTCTTGGTGAGTAACAGGAGGGGGTGGGGATGGAGGCTCAGCTCTCTTCACACAGTGTTCCCTCAAGACTGTGAGATCATCAAGGTGTAGCAGGATGTGCAGGGTGTAGCAGGACGTGCAGTTGACGTGCGTGTTCTGCAGACTGCACTAAGTTTAGCCAGCAGAAGGGGGATGTGGCTTTTCTGGAGCACACAGCCACGCCATGAGAGAACACTGGTTCTCGGCCTCCGAGGCGGGGGCCAGTGGCACGCTGGGATATGGGTACTTTTGTGTCGAGCGTCAGTACCGAGGATCCTGGCTCGGTTTCACCCGGCCTGTGCTGTCCACACTGGTATGAGGTGACCTCATCATCTGCAGACTTGCACTTTAGATACCAGTGATGGTCGTGTTGCTTGCAGGACACTGAACTGAAGACCAAAGAAAAATACAGAAAGACCGATGACCGTTTCTACAGAATTGGTAAGCTGCTCTAGAAATGTTCAGTCTCAGACTTCATCCTCCAATGGCATCACAGCAGTGGGGATCTAGAAATGATGAATGTGCTTCTCTACAGCCCTCatattcatctctctctcgctctccagcTGAGTTTGAGAAGGGGCTGGCAGAAGGCAGCGTTGATCCTGCCTTCAACCCTGTGGCTGCTGTGCGTCTTACTGTCCTGAAGGACTCGGCCGTGTGGGCCATCATCAGTGAGGTGAGGCGGCCCGGCCCTGTTGCGTTCCGTCGTGTTCTGGAGCTCCTGCGTGCTCTAGAACGTGATGCTAACGTCAGTGTCGTGTTGTGGAGCTCCTGCGTGCTCTAGAACGTGATGCTAACGTCAGTGTCGTGTTCTGGAGCTCCTGCGTGCTCTAGAACGTGATGCTAACGTCAGTGTCGTGTTCTGGAGCTCCTGCGTGCTCTAGAACGTGATGCTAACGTCAGTGTCGTGTTCTGGAACTCCTGCGTGCTCTAGAACGTGATGCTAACGTCAGTGTCGTGTTCTGGAACTCCTGCGTGCTCTAGAACGTGATGCTAACGTCAGTGTCGTGTTCTGGAACTCTTCCTCCTCGCAGATCCACATAAAGCGAGTTGCCGGTTAACTGACAGCAAGCCTGCAGTGGGGGAGGGCGGTGCCACTTGGGCCGGGTTGCTGTGGAAACCCCTGCAGGGACTCCAACCAGTGGTGACATCATCGGGACACTTGGTCACAGCCAATCGCAGTGTCACTCAAAGGACGTCTGGGTTATCTTCCCTTCATCCCTTTTATCTCTCCTTTTAACTTCCCCCTATTGGTTTCTGCTGTTTCTTTAGTTACTTTCTACTCTCTTGCTTCTACTTTTGAAGGTCTTGTTTTATCAAGccatctttttcttcttttgcgCGTATAAATGTGAATACTACTGTATAACAGAAGGATGCTTTTTAAAGGACCATTTACCAAACACTGAAGTGATGCCTTGTGGAGTTGCGCTCATTGCTGTCATGAAGACTTGACGTGTCGTGTCTGCTGACGCTGGAGAGGAGGGTGTACCGCCTCTTACTGGAGGACAAGTTCTGTATAATCACGGACCATAAACGACTTTGATCTGTGTCAAAGAAGTGAACTTGGTTTGTAATCAGTCAGGAATcagaacaaaacaaggcagccatatttgtctttttgttttagtttaatTTTTAAACGTTATACTTTACACAAAGTTGTCAGAAGAgaatgttttttgtgtgttaaattTGTCCATTCAGCTGGTATAGGTGTTTTTACTTTGCACGTTTAACAGTACAGTGGCACGCGTGACACTCTGTTAAAGATACTTAATTTATGTCTATATAAAGGTTTGTTGGAATGACTACTTTGCCAAAATATTTCTGGAATCAAAATTGGAGGACAGGAAGCCAGTCCAGGTGGCTGTAGGACTCCTCACCCCTCAGTGTCCTTCGACGTTAACCAATCAGACAAGGCCTTTCATCCCAAGGGATATATTACTAGAATTATTTTGACGATCTATGAAGGTGACTTAACTTATTTCAAATAAATCTTTAATTTGTACACgggagatttttttttattttttatgctGTGAAAAGTCTATGATGTGATAGAAGTAAATATTTGATAACTATTTGAATATCTACTTTCAAGTAATTGTGACTTCAAGTGAAGGATCTGttttttttgctttctttctctctgtgcagTTCTAAGGGGTGCGGGACCCCCATGTTTGTGCCTTAATGTCCAGCGCCCCCTAGGGTAATGGAAAGGGACTGCCTCATGGTGTCAAAACCTCCACGTTACGCAAGGGTAGCTTAGCTAAGCAGTGCCCCTCTGGACCACGCTCCTCCTCTGCTCCCAACACACCCCCAGGTTCAGACCAGGCTGAGCTGGCTGCTTGGTGCAGGTTTGTTGAGGACTGGAGCAACAAAAATGTACCTGGACTCCTCTGGGACTGGATAATATGGATCCATGGATAATAACTGGTCATTTCCAATCCCATCATCCAGAGTTCAGTGTGTAGTTCTAACAAAGTTCATTTTCTCTGTTGTCAAACCTGATTTATCATTCGATTAAATTGGGTATGTTGGAACAGGGAACATTTTAAGTTGTGGAGACCAGTGAATCCCATGACTCGGACTGGAAACCACTAACTCAAATAgctgtgtgtttttctttgacagGTTCCTGAGTCAGAGCATGGAAATTGTTTTCTTAATATGTTCAAAGCAAAATATAGCACGATTACATGTCCACTGGCAATGATATGACTCTTGAAGTACATTTTTTCTTGACATAATTTTTCATTTCAGGTTCTGTCATTGGTCTCTGTGTCCGGTGCTGTACGATGAATAGCTCTCAATGGGGCTTACATTTAAATGAACACCATTTAGCTGGGTATGAGCATGAACCTGCAAAAACCATAGAATGACAAACAGAACACGAATGGCCCTAAAAATTGGACATTTCTTAATAAAAGATATAGTTGAGCCACTAGTGTGTAGGGATGAATGACTTGAGTATTTATGTAGTGTAGATGGAGGAGTAGCACAATAAATCACTTTATAGACTGATGACGGGGCAATCTTGTCTGTTTGAGTTCTATGGTTTTTTGCTTTGTTGGTGCAGCAGGATGAGATGATGATGAGTAACTGCTGTACATATTGTCTGTGTGCCGTCATCTCATTTGATTGTGTACATGTTCTAAAGGGACTGGGAGGCGAGCTGGAGAAGTCCAGTTTTATGACCATTTGCTGTGTGCACCATTGCAAGTATTTAAGTGGTTGTGGTCAAGCAGAAAAGACATTTTGTGCATATcatttacaattacattatatCTGTTTTGGGGATGGATGGAAATGGGGGGATGGGGGATAAATGTCTTGTTTAAGTCAAGATATGTTTACAGGTTTTAAACATTAATCTTTCCTGGTTTTTAAGATGGACAAAGTCAAATAGTACCAGTGATTGTTTATGCAGAGATGGTGTCACAGCTAATGTTGGTTCCATTTTGAACTGTACTGGAGAAGACACTAGTATGAATACAGTCTGACCTCAGTGTTCACATCCCAATTCCCACATTATAATACACTGTAGAATTTCTTTAGGTTGTATAGGATGAGGATTAAGCCCTCTGGGGACTGAATAAGACCTTAATGAGAAGTCTGATATTTGACCCCTATTTTGCATTTTTTCCACCTTCATTCCAGTAGTGTTGGATGAAACGATCCCCCTGGTCTGCTGCACCCTGGCCTTTCCTGTGCCTTCATTTGTGCATCAATTTCCAGTTGACATTGTTTTAAATAAGCAGTGCAGAAATAAAATTGACCGTTCAATTCAGTTTTTTCCTTTTTGTATTGGTATGTCTCTACTCTAATCCTTGTTTTGCTCATTAAATAagtagggcagtcatggtctggtggtagggaactggtcttgtggctGTAGGgacgtgggttcgattcccaggtcTGAGCCCATtattgaggtgcccttgagcaaggcacctaaccccaactgctccccgggcgctgggctaaggctgcccaccgctctgggcacttgtgcaccacagccccctagtaatcgtgtgtgtgtgtgtgtgtgtgttctaactgcagaGATGGGTAAAAatcggaggacaaattttgattgtggtgaaaaatcacaattgacaaatatggcacattaacattattattattttagcgTTTCACTCCTGATTTTAAGCTTGTAATGTATTGGACAATTTGCAGTTAAATTCTAATGCAGTTTAATGTATTTAATTGTAAGTCTTTCATTTGAGCTCTTCCAAAGGGCATAAGTACAAGACACTCAGGATTGTAAACTAGTTACTTACAGCCATCTCGTGGTTGGAAATAATAATACAAGTagacaaatgtaaatgtaaaatgtaagtaGACTGGATTGGCCGACGGTTTAGCGTTTGTTCCCGACCAAGATATCGCGTATTGTACATTTAATACTACTAACATTAACCTTAAAATAATATGCAATTAAATATGCGGCCGTACTACACAATGAAGGAAGATGTTTACCGGACTCTATTTAGCTAGTTGTACCAGCGCCAGTTTATGAGGCGATTGGCCGCTTCCTGTATCAAAGACACTACGAGACGCCAGGGGGCGCCCACGAGCGAGACATCTGCGTTCCTGCAACGACAGCGGGAGCTCACCAACCAATCAGCGCTTAGTAGCAGAAACGCTAGCGTGCTACGGCCCATAATCTGTTGActatagaaaaaaataaatatacaggTTTTCTTTGCTTTTTTTATAGTGATACAAACTTCTAGTTTCCAAAATTAAAGAAGAACTCAGGGCACGTGATGAGAAACGTCACTCCATTCGTTCTGTTGTGGGCGCCTGACAAACCCGGAAGACACGAGTGAGTTGTACTACAAGAACCAGAGTGCATTTCGTTTGTGTTTCCGCATACCCATAAAGCATTGCCTAGAAAATATGGCGGCGTCCATAACAGACATTTATGTCACTTAGCTTTTATGGACAGTTTCTCGCTTTAAGTTCCTAAAATTAGTGCAGATAAATTAAACACAATGCCCAAGTACTACGAGGATAAAGTGGAAGATGGCCGCGCCTGCGCAGGAGTTAGAGAAGACTTCAAAGCCTGTCTCCTTCAACATGACTGCGTGGTCAAGGTATGCTGGTTTGATTATGGATTTTTTCATATTTATATTAACGGATTGTTAACAAGTCGACAAGACGTGTAGGTGCATCTTTGTAACATCTGTTCATTTACACTAATCAACTGTCACCTTTATTTATTTACGCTAACTGACGCTTTATTGATCTATTCCAATATAATCTGTTGGCTAATATTTATCGCAGCTGTAACCCACCACTTGTTTATTCACTACCAGTACAGTAGGGGAATATTACTCTGCTTCATTCGTCTACTGTTCTTATAACACACAATTTAGGAAGGAGCCGGATTTGGTTATTCACATTAAGTAGGTGTATTAAAACTGCCCCGTTTTTTGCGGTGAAGGTGCAGCTCTGGTACTGATGTCTTATTTACGTTTTTGTTTGTAGGAAGGCAAGAAGCCAAGCGAGTGCCTGAAAGAGGGCCACTGCAAAGCCCTGCAGGTCTCTTTCTTTGAATGTAAAAGGTCAATGGTCAGTAAACGGTTGTTACCTCTCCATTACTACTGAAGACGTTGATCAGGAACACTTTGTAGACTGTATCTATACTGTACTATCTATGTGGAACTATATTTGGTCAAAGGTATAATTTCTATTATAGAATGAATAAACGTCCTATTTCTGACTAATTAAGCTGCCACTCTAAACTGTCTGCAAACGTAGACAGCATTCCTTACCATCTTAAAGAAAGCAATAATACTGCAAAGAGGCTATTTGAAGGTGTTTAAAGACTGTAACTGTATTATAATTTTAATGTAATTACTGtatatgaatattcattaagtCTTGTTTGAATACATTATGTTGATTATACTTTTTCTTACTGTAGCTGGACACAAGATCTCGATTCAGAGGCAGAAAAGGCTACTAACTGGATTTGCTACATGTGTGTTTGAGGACAGAAGACATCAGAAATGGATATGAACCAAACATGAGACTTTTCTTACAAGTTCAAGTCCTAAGCTGCCTTGATGACTGGGCTGCAGTGATTTCAAATTTTTCAGAAACGTACATCCAGAAGTGATACTTTTCAGCTTGAGTTCGACTTTACTGGGAATCCGATGTTGCATTTTCATGGATCTCTTCTAAATATTGTTTTTTATGCTCTTACCTACAGTCATCACCCCTTTTTTGCAAGTGTGTAGCTGTGTAATGTAGACATAAAGAATCACATCAGAATAATTTGCTCTGTGAGTCACATCCAGTTTCTTTTTATCTGGTGGCTACTGGCTGTATAGAGAAACGTGTGACCCAGTCAcagaaaatgtattaaaataattataaattatataCATCAGAATGTTGTATAAAATTCAATTTCAGtgatcattaaaaaaataagaaaTGTAGAGATTTTCAAAACGGTAGTAAAGTACAGACCTGGTATCCAACTTAATATTTCTTTGAATATTACTTGGGACTACACTTATTACAACTCATGATGCCAGGTTGGTGAAAGTGTGTTAAAAAATATGAGAAGTTGGATACCAGGTACTGAAAGAAGAAATAAAGAGAATGTGGAAGGTTAACACCAAGGTCTCGGTGGTGAAGGGACACTCCTCTAAAGATGGAGGAGTGACTCCCAGGAAATACATCAATCTCAGATCAGAAGACACTGATCTAGGAACAGCTTAAACACTCAAACTCCCAGATTTCTGGTAAAAGATCCAAATGTGAGGAGGAAAATCTGAAGAAACTATTAAGGCTGAGACCAGGACTTGCAGTGTGTATTTTCCTAATTACTTCAAAGCATTCATCATTAGCGTCTTAAATTTCTCCAAGTCCACCTTTTGCATAATGTAAGCTTTATGAGTCTTCTTCAGAAGGTCAATTCCCCGGGAATGTGTTCCCGTCAGCTCCACGGTTACAGCTTTGTGATCACTCTCAATGATAAATGTGTCATCAATGGCTGCTGCCATGGCGTAAGAATCACAAGAAATGAATCCCTGTCCGGCCACCAGTTCCTTATCGATCCTCTCGCTGTAGCAGGCGTCAATGCTGTGCTGGAAGATCTTCTTCATAAACCTGGATTTATGTGTATCTTGAGCCAGCCAGTCATCACAGAACGCCTGTAACATCAGTGGAGAAAGGTTCATGGGGCAATATATATCCTGCACTAAGTCAGAGGTACACAATATCCCTTCAGTTTTTTGATCAATCAAAAGTGCAGAAGACCAGTATTGGaagtaggggtgcacgatatggactagaattacgatgtgcgataacattgttggatatcccgatatcgatgtgaaccacgataaattaagattaaaatacagagatgtagtgtctctctgaacagcagcacgttaaattctttttttttttactgtgtaatgaatccagaataattccaaatattttgcaggtttattcaacaatagattcaatctaggtttatactttcacgagtgaccgtagcgcgactccgcacacctcgcgtaacctccgcgaacgacggaagcatttaatcttgccgtgtcacattctttgcagtgttgtctgaaacgatatgtaggcctagtagtatagaaaaaacacccctcaaatacaggggaataaacatttacctgaccaattttaatgttgctttgtgtatcaggtttgaaaagtgctggaatttaggctaaagtacttgaaattgtaactacttcgtttcacaacaaatatctgtctgactgaacagttcttttgtaattacattaacaaatacgagcctcttgtaattccaggacgaaacatgaaagaatgtgaagacgttaagattgggcgttttgaaaataaacaaccattaaataatgtgataaaaaagcgaattattttgaataatttaaagtatatgtataaatatttaactcaattaagtttaacgagctggaaattattgaaatggaccttgaaagtgacgtacaagtgctttaattccaccttgtataggtgtatgaacccggcaaacatgactgttctcattgcgctgagactaggggtgggcggatcgatatttatatcgatagtatcgatataaaggtgaggatcggtatcggatcgataccacggcgaaaatatcgattcttttgctgcagtttagaggtctgcgcgggactgcttttttaatcccgctcccgcttgttttaatcccgctcccgccaaaaaatcgcttgttttaatcccgctcccacccgcacctgcttgttttagtcccgctcccgcccgcaccggccaaaaaatcgcttgttttaatcccgcatccgcctgccacatacacatttctgtcgcccccgcccgcaatcctaatatgaattgaattaattagatttagtacttgagattttcttatgtatttattaaaacagcaatatagcgatggatcgcgctgtcccatttcttaccacagtccaaacacatgccgtcaggtgacgtacaccaacactttctgatatcaatcacaacaagctgatttccctctccattaattacaatggaatatgacttccatacatcagactttcctgcaGTTGGcgtaattgtggtgtattcacctgttttaattgaattttccacagctgaaactggttgaccatctacagcaggggtcggcaacctatggcacgcgtgccaccattggcacgaggcataatcactggaccagcatcagcaaaaatatataaattattatattaatggattataatttaaagtaaaaagtatcgcccccccaacggtttggaagtatcggtatcgatATCGGCaatactgaccagtatcgtatcggtatcgtatcgataccaaaattcagagtatcgcccacccctagctgagacgcggcgcgcgaacttacaaaattcgagaggtgcacgacctcgtgaatcgacagcgcgcgagaccatcgcgcacgggcgaagccaccgtgattacgttattttcgccttgggtccgcgcggcgaaaatgacgtaatcgctgaggctccgcccgtgcgctgtcgctgcgcgaggtcgtgcacctcttgaattttaACTTCACCATGaccgacaaagtcatgtttgcagggttcataccatacctgtcaagtgtcccgttttggccgggacagtcccgtattttaccgctctgtcccggcgacgtcccgtattttcagttttcaatttttatttttttaaagcattcatgtgccgctccaaacagaattctgtcactagcctcgcgagaactgccacccagactactgcaggtagcagttctcgcgaggctagtgacagaattctgtttggcgcggcacatgaatgctttaaaaaatatataaattaaaactcgcgggtttagtgtcgacagtgggagcaaacgtggaacaacaaatcaggatttaacgagagaaggcagtcctgcctaaaaagctaagcgtacgtgtaagtaccttgacgaatgcgacagggaatttattttcctaaagaggagcatgaaagggcacagctactcattctgtaagatatgtagctgtgattttagtgtctctcatgggggaaggaacgatgtccgtcagcacgaacaatctgccaagcacaaacgcggactaaaggcacagaaatatgcccaggagatgtccccatttgtagctagaaataccactagaaatttttaatttttttattcatttgtagttcaaaacatatttggggtgttttttcttcacttttgccactccaaagatgttttcgtttctcctacagcctcgattgcggctatatgcaaataactgattatgcaaattaggcgatgacgtcatatacgggaaatgtcccgtatttttaaatacaaaacttgacaggtatggttcatacacctaaacaaggtggaattaaagcacttgtacggcactttcaaggtccatttaaatattttccagcacgataaacataattaagctaaatattaatatatatactcgaaataattcgctttttatcacattatttaatggtagtttattttcaaaacgcccaatcttaacgtcttcacgttctctcatgtttcgtcctggaattacaagaggctcgtatttgttaacgtaatttcaacattttaatgtactttagcctaaattccagcacttttcaaacctgaaacacaaagcaacatcaaaatgcgtcaggtaaatgttcattcccctttttttgaggggtgtttctttatactaccacatatcgtttcggacaacattgcaaagccatatttatgtttgatgcctggtgtatatatacggtctctggtcaggtaaaaatgttctttccacggttttgcagaggttttttattctccactgccacctatcttttcggagaacactgcagcgacgctcgcgacgttcgcaaaagtataaacgcctacaccgctcgcgcagggtcgcgcgaggtgggcggagtagcgcgctacggtcgctcgcgaaagtataaaccaggcaaCCAAATcacgtgtctgatgagcgtgttcacctcactctgcctcttgcctacttacgtcacgtgatcatagtcttcagcgcgaatagctccctctattgctggacaaggataatgcaatttgagtttgctgttattcaaggagttatcgtggctctttcgatgtgtttatcgtgaaacttcacatcacgataacgataaaaatacgattcatcgtgcagccctaatTGGAAGGTACCAGCACTGCAGAGTAGATGTTTCTATTGTTTTAAGTTCTGTCCTGAAGGGTTGGAGTACTTCACTCCAGGGGGAAACTCCACCATAGAGATTTATCTGTTGATGATTAAAGGTGCACTTTACCCAGGGCAGTTTACTGCGGCATGTGAACTCCCAGGTGGCAATGTAGGTTGGGCAGAGGTAGTCGTTCAGGACTATATAAGCTGCCTCAGGGTCAGCTGTGAAGTTGAACTCTCCACATATAGTTGTGTTGCCTCTAGCTAAACACAAAATATTTGGACAAAAAACATTAATCAACAAGAGACCTTAAGCAAAAGAGTGATAAAaatgcaaattcaaaataacaggtCAATATTAAACGTCCTTCACAGCTTTAAACACAGATAATGGTGTAACTTGAAACGTAACAGACATACGCACAGTCTGTGTTGCCTCCCATGATGTACAGGCCTTTGAGTTTGAGTGGCAGTGTAGGATCCAGCCGTACTGCCAACGCCAAGTTGGTCAGTGGAGCCGTTGCCACTAACAACACCTAGAAGCAGCAACAATGCTCCTTAAGTCCACATGTCCTGAAAGGGCACCTTGCAGTACAAGATAATTATTGCAAAATCATAAACACGAAAGCATAAGGAGGGTGGGTCAAACAGCACCTCTCCAGGGTTCTCGTTCAC encodes:
- the coa5 gene encoding cytochrome c oxidase assembly factor 5 encodes the protein MPKYYEDKVEDGRACAGVREDFKACLLQHDCVVKEGKKPSECLKEGHCKALQVSFFECKRSMLDTRSRFRGRKGY
- the LOC143512015 gene encoding inosine-uridine preferring nucleoside hydrolase, which codes for MVKKLLVDVDCGVDDAQAVMMALAVPDVQVLGVTCVHGNTTVQNVCKNVLRVLGVCGHLEIPVFIGASKPILGNMINAGLFHGEDGLGDAPDPDAPGLELAKQEGAVSAMIRIVNENPGEVLLVATAPLTNLALAVRLDPTLPLKLKGLYIMGGNTDSRGNTTICGEFNFTADPEAAYIVLNDYLCPTYIATWEFTCRSKLPWAFCDDWLAQDTHKSRFMKKIFQHSIDACYSERIDKELVAGQGFISCDSYAMAAAIDDTFIIESDHKAVTVELTGTHSRGIDLLKKTHKAYIMQKVDLEKFKTLMMNALK